Genomic DNA from Ruminococcus sp. OA3:
ATGTTTTCCCCCCGTCGTCTGAAGTGAATTTTATACCTTCATTCTTGTCGATCAGGATAAGTCTGCCATCCTGCAGGCGGCCGATGCTCCCCACACCTGAGAATCCATCCGGCGCGGGAAGCTGTGTTTCGACGTATCTTCCCTTTGCATCCGCCGTATTCCCGGCATTGCCGCCGGTATTCTGTCCGGCATCCGTCATCTGTCCGCTTCCCACCCTGCTGCAGCCCATCAATGCCACTGCCAGTAACCCTGCAAGCAATATACGGTGCCACCGTTTTTTTTTCGTTTTCATATTTTTCAATCCTTTCCTGTTGATTCCCCCGTCTGAACGATTACAATATAGCACAACAACCTCTAATGATTCTCTAAAATTTAGAGAATAAATAAAGATTTCTGTGTTACAATGATTCTTACATAAAGGAACGGAGGGTTATTATGAGGATACTACTGATTGAAGATGACGAGGCACTGAGATATTCCCTCGAGTACCAGTTAAAGAATGCAGGTTATCTGGTTGATACCTGCGACGACGGGGAAGACGCTTTTTATTATATTGAACAAAACATCCATGATCTGATCCTGCTGGACCGCATGCTTCCGCATGTTGACGGCCTGACAATTTTAAAAAAGCTCCGGGCTGCAGGCAGTTCAACACCTGTTATCTTCCTGACCGCGCTAGGGGAACTGGAAGACAAGATCAATGGCCTGAATACGGGTGCTGATGATTATCTGGTGAAACCATTTGCCTTTGAAGAGCTGCTTGCCCGTATGCGCTGTATCAGCAGGCGTCCCCGGAAATGTGAAGAAATCGAATCTCTGACTCTAGGGGATATCACGTATTCTGTTACAGGAAACATACTGACCGGCCCCCAGGGCAGCTGCACCCTGTCAAAAAAGGAAGGCGCCATGTTCGAAGTCCTGCTGCGAAATACCGGGCAGATACTTCCCCGCATGACACTGCTTACGCGGGTATGGGGACCGGATGCAGACGTTGAAGAGGGAAACCTGGATAACTATATGTATTTTATCCGCAGACGTTTACGACAGGTTGCATCCTCCGTAAAAATAAAGACCATCCGCGGTGTCGGATATCAGCTGGAGGACTGAATAAAATGTATAGAAAAGTTCACAGAAACCTGACGTTTCTCTTCACCGGAATCACGGCGCTGATACTGGTCGTAATGTCTGTCAGCTACCTGTACATGTCAGAAAAAACACTGAAAAATAACAGTTTCCTATCTTTTTCCGGTGAGATGAACACTCTGATATCCAACTTTGAACAGCAAAACACGATCACTTATGAATGGCTCTCCAAAGTCAGTGCCAATGGACGCTACCTGCTGGCCCTCTATGACAACGGTACTCCCCTGGATTATACGGCAAGCATCCTGACGGATGAGGAACGTTCTCTTGCGAATAACATCATGGAAAACAACCCAGATATCATCAGCTCTGTTCAGCCGGATACCGCCTACACTTCATCCCATAAAGAGTTCACATATCTCTCAGATAAAGGTGAACATTACTACATCTCCTTTGCAAATATCAGACATGATCCAGGAAGCTTAACGGCTGTGATCATGTACTCCGCCGATGCAGTATTCCGTCAGCTGTTTTTCCAGCGAATCCGTTTTCTGCTGATCGACCTGGGCGGAATCCTTATTTTGTTTCTGTTCTGCTGGCATTTTACGAAACGGCTGTTATCACCGATTCAGAAAGCTCAGGAACAGCAGGCAGCTTTTATCGCGGCCGCCTCCCATGAACTGAGAACTCCTGTCTCGGTCATCCTGTCCTCCGTCTCCGCCTGGAAATGTGCGCCCCCATCTGAACAGACCCGTTTTATCAATACTGTTGAGCATGAAGGGCAGCGGCTGTCCCGCCTGATCTCAGATATGCTGACTCTTGCCCGCTCTGATAGCCATACGTGGTCTTTTACTCTGAAAAAACAAGAGATGGACACCCTGCTGCTAAATGTCTACGAGGCGTTTAAGCCGATGGCGGATGAAAAACAGATGACTCTGTCCGTGGATCTGCCGGAGCAGGTTTTCCCCGCATGTCTGTGCGACGGAGAACGTATTTCACAGGTTCTTGGGATTCTGATCACCAACGCGATCGGATACGGCAATGCCGGGGGCCTCGTAAAACTGGGGCTGCAGTATCAAAACAATACCTTCAGTCTCAGCGTTTCAGACAATGGCCCCGGTATCACCGATGATGCAAAACAACATATTTTTGACCGGT
This window encodes:
- a CDS encoding HAMP domain-containing sensor histidine kinase produces the protein MYRKVHRNLTFLFTGITALILVVMSVSYLYMSEKTLKNNSFLSFSGEMNTLISNFEQQNTITYEWLSKVSANGRYLLALYDNGTPLDYTASILTDEERSLANNIMENNPDIISSVQPDTAYTSSHKEFTYLSDKGEHYYISFANIRHDPGSLTAVIMYSADAVFRQLFFQRIRFLLIDLGGILILFLFCWHFTKRLLSPIQKAQEQQAAFIAAASHELRTPVSVILSSVSAWKCAPPSEQTRFINTVEHEGQRLSRLISDMLTLARSDSHTWSFTLKKQEMDTLLLNVYEAFKPMADEKQMTLSVDLPEQVFPACLCDGERISQVLGILITNAIGYGNAGGLVKLGLQYQNNTFSLSVSDNGPGITDDAKQHIFDRFYREDSSRSQKEHFGLGLCIAREIVTSHHGTIQVSDTPGGGATFTVYLRK
- a CDS encoding response regulator transcription factor; its protein translation is MRILLIEDDEALRYSLEYQLKNAGYLVDTCDDGEDAFYYIEQNIHDLILLDRMLPHVDGLTILKKLRAAGSSTPVIFLTALGELEDKINGLNTGADDYLVKPFAFEELLARMRCISRRPRKCEEIESLTLGDITYSVTGNILTGPQGSCTLSKKEGAMFEVLLRNTGQILPRMTLLTRVWGPDADVEEGNLDNYMYFIRRRLRQVASSVKIKTIRGVGYQLED